CATTACGAACCCTTCGACTACGGTCAGGGTAAACCCTTTATTCATTTTGACTAATCTTTTACAGAACCCATCGATTTTTGTGCAACTGACTGCTTTTTAGGACGACTATTTCCTCCACCCATGATGCTGCGGAAATACAAACCTCCAACTGTTCCTAAAAACAGGACATATCCCACAGCTTGCACAACATAAAGATATTGCCTGTAACCAAATAAGGCTTGAAAAATAACGCCAGGGAACTTTTCATCAGGCAAGATGTTGGAAGTATTCCAAACCATTGGACCTAAGATACAAGAGTGAATTCTTGTGAACCGTTCGTAATAAAAACAAAGACCTTCCGAGGCGCGATTACTAAGAGCAAGGGTTGCAAAAGCTTCGTCAAACTTCTGCAAAGAAGTCACCACTAACCCCGCCACAATTAACACCAAGAAAATACCCATGACTTGGAAAAATTGGCGGATATTAATTTTAACACCCCATTTAAATAAAAGCACACCAATTCCCGCTGCGACTGCAATACCAGCAAGAGCGCCAAAAGCAGGAAAAAGCCCTTGTTGAAGGTTAGCAGCAACGAACAAAACCGTTTCAAAACCTTCCCGTACAACGGCAATAAATACTAAACTGAAAACACCCCAACCAGCAACCTTATTCTGCTTTAAAGCATCTGTTACTGCTCCTTCAACTTGAGCCTTCATAAATCTGGCTTGTTTGGTCATCCAGATTAGCATCCAGCTGAGCATAACGATCGCCAACAGACTGAACACACCTTCCATCATTGGCTCAACCACGGTTGAGTATTGAGGATTAATTGCACTGAGTGCTTGAACCACCCAAGTGAAAAGAAAACCTATGAGTGCGCTGACAATAATGCCAACGCCGACACCAGCATAAACCCAAGGGTTCAGACGAGATTGCTTAGCTTTTTTTAGCAAAGCTAGTACAATGCCAACTACGAGAGCAGCTTCTACTCCTTCTCGGAGTGTAATCACAAAAGTGGGTAAGGCAGCACTAAAGTTCATTATTTGTCCTTTTTCTTTTGTTCTGGGTGCGAATGAGGCAGTGCACCTTTGCGACTTTAAGCGTTGAGTGCACCCGCCGTTCATGAGTGGTTTTATTTCACTCATGACTAATGACTAAATAACCAATAACTATTTAGTGAAATCGCGTAACATCTTTTTCACTTACAAACAATTCAAAATACTATAGCTATGTAGATGTGCTGGAACTATCTATGATTTTTTGGGAATTTTCCTCAATAGTTTTCACTAGCTTGGTAACATCTTCAGGGGTTTTGACTGGTTTAGCGGGTGCAATAGCAGAGGGCCAAACTTTTATCAGTTCAGCGATACTGGCTTCAATTCCTTTAGATTCTTGGGGATAGTCTTTAGCCACTTTGCTAGAAATCCCTTTATATAAGTCATCAGCGTAGTTGACAAAGCCACGGGAATCTTGATACTCAATTTCTGCAGAAATTTTTCCATTTGCAATTGCCGCAGTGTACTCTGAGTTGGCTGCATCTAGCAATCCGTTAATGACTTGTAGCACGAATCTGGGTTGCGATCGCTGATCTGCTGGTAAAGCATTTACAGCACCATCAACTGCTTGCATCGAAGAGGTAAAATCAGTTTTGATCTTGGGACTTTTGGGATTGGATTTAACAAAATCTTGCAAACTAACCAAAGATGTCTTAAACTCTTTGACTTTGCGCTCATTTAATTGGTCTTCTACATCAACATAAATCTCTTCAACTGGATGACCAATGTGAGGTTCTGCTTTTTTCGGTTGATTTTGATCCAACAGTTCTTTTGCTACCAAAAGGTGTCCTTTCATCAGTCCTAGTTTGGTCATGTAGTCTACGTCTTTTGGTTCCCCAGTTAGAACGACTTCCTGAGTCGTAACCTGCTCCTTAATCTTGTCGAATTGCTCTTGAGTAATTACCTTTTTAGAAACTAAGTCCTCAGGACTACCATAGGGACGACTTGCCTGAATTTTATTTGATAATGCTGGAACACCAAGCTGTCCCTCAAACTTATCCAATTCCGACAAGATCGCATTGTTGATGTTGATTTTCTTTTTACTACTGTGTCCGCTATGACTAACTGCTTCAGTAGCAGCCTGGGGACTGGAGTTAGCCGCTGGTGTTGTTGAATTTTCTGCGGTTTGTGTACCGTTACAGGAAGTCAAAGCGAAGATGATTGCGCTAGCAATAGTTAGGCAGATGTAACGAAATCTTATCATTTGTGCTCCTCAAAGTAGTTAAAAGGTAATCATTGAAACATTTTTTTGCTATTTTCACGGGAAAAAGACTTTTACCTTTCACCGTTAAAAAGATACAAAAAGCTTTGCAATATTGCATTTTCGCCTATCCAACAGCAAAGCTGAGCGCAAGGCACATACTGCGCTTTGCCTGACATAACGTGCTGCTTTTTGCATACTTTTTGTACGAGTGTCAATCTCTGAATTTGACAGTGGATCTTAGATTTTGCTATGATACTTTCCCACAAATGATATCATTTTTCAACTACTTGCTAATTTTTTGATTATGATTTAATATAAATTCTTAGTATGTTTGAATGTGTAAAAAGTACGGTATGAGCAACCACTCTTCAATTGCCCATACCGCGCTTACAGACACAGACGCTGATTTTATACTACAAAGACGGGTGGGAGAATTATCACTCTTATTGCGTTAGCGAAGCTCACCGAAGGTATCGCACATCCAATCTCTAACTCTTTCTCAGCTAGAAGCACTTGGCGAAGCTTTGTTAGATTTTACGGCGATGGAGGATTTGCTCAACTGGTTGCAAGCAAATCAAAGCGAGTAGCAGCTTACCATACAGGCTTCCCCACATCTTGAATCACAAAGAATGTTGTCAGGAAACATTTTTCCAAGCGAGGGTATTAAGCTCAGTATATATATAGCTCTCAAACCGCAAGCTGGAACAATGAAAATTTGGACGCCCAATCAATCACTGCAAAACGGACGCTTCATCATTCAAAAAGTCCTTGGTAGCGGTGGCTTTGGTATTACCTATAGCATCCTCGAACAGCGTACAGGTAAATTATTTGTCCTGAAAACCCTCAACCACCTTCAGCAAATAAGAAAAGACTTCTCGGAACGACAGGTAAAATTTGTCCAAGAGATGACGCGGTTAGCACGATGCGCTCACCCCCATATTGTGAAATTTGAGGATGTCATCCAAGAAGATGGACTGTGGGGGATGCTGATGGAATATATTGATGGCGTGGATTTAAAGACTTATGTTGATGAGGGTGGGCAATTGTCAGAGGATGAAGCTTTACTTTACATTAACCAAATTGGGCAAGCTTTAGAATGTGTCCATCAACAAGGATTCTTACATCGGGATATCAAGCCTCATAATATTCTCTTACGCCGTGGCAAACAAGAAGCAGTATTGATTGATTTTGGTCTTGCTCGTCAGTTTAGCACTGGTGAAAAATCCATCAGCATGACGAGTGATGGAACTGAAGGTTATGCACCCATTGAACAGTACAGAAGAAAGGGCAATTTTGGTGCTTATACTGATGTTTATGGTTTAGCCGCAACGCGGTTCATCCAAACACAGTTTACCGTTTTCGTCAACGCTTCCCATTACTTCTTGTGCTTTCATTTTTCCTCCCAAAGTCTGTCAGCTTATCTTCTTATAATATTTTGCACCAATCCCAACAATTAAAAGTAACCGGAAAAATACAACAGATGCCCGACTTCGTAAGAGTTGTCGGGGTCTTGTTTTTCACGAATGATTTAGGATTGCTATAAAATGTAATAACCATCAGACTATATTCCAACAACGAGGTTAGCGGTAATGTTGAAGTCAGTTGAAGGAGTTTATAAAAACGGTACGATTGAGTTATCTGAAGTACCATCCGATGTAGTAGAAAGCCGCGTCATTGTTACTTTTTTAGAAGCAAAGCCAGTTCAATTTACTCCACAAATGATGTACTTTGGTATGTTGGCTGGTTCAAATCAACAATCAAGCGAGGAAGATTTCAAAATAGCAGAATTTCATGGTGATTTTGGCGATGAATTAAACTGGTCTTAGATAAAAGTGAAGTATGTTATCGATACTCATGCTCTCATTTGGTTTCTAGAAGGTAATCCCCGCTTGGGAAGTAACGCGAAAACAATTCTTTCCAACCCTGAGAGCCAATTAATTATACCTGCTACAGCTTTAGCTGAGGCTGTTTGGATTGTGGAACGTGGACGAACATCGATTTCTTCAGCAACTGCTTTACTCTCAGCAGTCAATGCGGACAGTCGTATCGTAGTATATCCATTAGGTACAAATGTCATTCAACAAACTATCGGTTTAGCTGCGATCGCAGAAATGCACGACCGACAAATTGTTGCAACTGCGATAGTTTTGGTCAATCAAGGAGAAACAGTTGTTTTGTTAACCTGTGACCAAAATATTACCGCATCAGGATTGGTAACTATTATTTGGTAACTTCAAATTTAGTGATGATAATATCAAAGATATATCAAATAGATATAAAAATATAATATGCCTGCCAAAGTCACCCTCACAATTACTGAAGGCAAATCACCAGGAAGACAATATACCTTCGACTCCCGCACAACTTGTATCATTGGTAGAGCAAAAGACTGCAACCCGCAACTACCAGATGATGATGATCATCTTACCATTTCCCGCTATCACTGCTTATTAGATATCAACCCGCCAAATATTCGCGTGCGGGATTTTGGTAGTAGAAATGGAACTTATGTAAACGGTAAAAAAATTGGACAACGCCAATCCAAGCAAACTCCAGAAGAAGCCGCGAAGTTGGAATTGACAGAGTATGATTTGCAAGATGGAGATGAAATTAAACTGGGTAATACAGTATTTGTCGTTGGAATTGAAGTTGAATTACAATCACTTAATATTCCTGATTTCGTCCCTGGTACAGCTAACATCCATAATGTCAATCAACGCCCAACACAAGCACCATTTTTCTTGGAATTGATTAAACGCTTGTTGGGTTTAGCAGAAAAAGGCGACGAAAATCTCATAGCAATTCGCGGTTATAGCATTATCAAACTATTAGGAAAAGGCGGTTGTGGCGAAGTTTATTTAGCACAGCATAATCAAACAAAAAACTTTGTTGCCCTGAAAGTCATGCTACCAGCTGTTGCTGCAAATGACTGGGCTGTACAAATGTTTATGCGGGAGACAGAAAATACGAAAGCGTTGCGACATCCTCATGTGGTTAAATTGCTTGATTATGGTTACTCGGAGAGCATTTTCTTTTTCACAATGGAGTATTGTGAAGGTGGTACTGTTGCTGACTTAATGGAGCGACAGGGAGGAAAGTTATCAATAGATATTGCTGTCCCAATTACTCTCCAAGTTTTAGACGGTTTAGAATATACCCACAACGCAGAAATTCCTAATGTCAAATTAGGTAATGGTGGATTTGGTAAAGGTAGGGGTTTGGTTCACCGCGATCTCAAACCAAGTAATATTTTCCTGGGCAATGTTGATGGTAAACTAACAGTAAAAATCGGAGACTACGGTTTATCAAAGGCGTTTGATTTAGCAGGTTTAAGTGGTCAAACTTTTACAGGTTTTAGAGCGGGTACTCCCGTTTTGATATGTCGCCAACAACTCTTAAATTATAAGCGTGTTAAACCAGAAGTCGATGTGTGGGCTGCTGCGGGTTGTCTCTACTATATGCTGACTGGATTTTATCCTCGTAATTTCACTGACAGAGACGTCTGGAAAGCCGTATTGGAAGATGACTCTGTACCTATCCGCCAGCGTGATGCAAGTATACCTCGACGACTGGCGGAGGTGATTGATTTAGCTTTGGTGGAGAAGCCAGAGATTTACTTTAAGAGTGCGACTCAGTTTAAGCAGGCGTTGTTGGATGTGTTGTGATATAAACCACTGTTAACTGTTGACTGATTACTGTTCACTGTTAACTGTTCACTGTTGTCGCCTAGCTTTGAAATTAATAATTTGCTCCAAGCGAGATAAAGCACTCACCGCTGACTCCTGCACATAAGAATCAGCAGACTCATCATTAGTCAACGGTTTGAGGACTTCTCTTGCTCGTTCATCTCCCGATGCTGCAAGTGCGTTGACGACTGACACCGCCACCGCTACATTATCTGTGGTTTTCAGCGCCTCAACCAAGATATCAAAAGCAGGGGAACCAACTTCACCCAACGCCATCACAGCTGCAATATGAACCACTGGA
This portion of the Brasilonema sennae CENA114 genome encodes:
- a CDS encoding serine/threonine protein kinase, yielding MKIWTPNQSLQNGRFIIQKVLGSGGFGITYSILEQRTGKLFVLKTLNHLQQIRKDFSERQVKFVQEMTRLARCAHPHIVKFEDVIQEDGLWGMLMEYIDGVDLKTYVDEGGQLSEDEALLYINQIGQALECVHQQGFLHRDIKPHNILLRRGKQEAVLIDFGLARQFSTGEKSISMTSDGTEGYAPIEQYRRKGNFGAYTDVYGLAATRFIQTQFTVFVNASHYFLCFHFSSQSLSAYLLIIFCTNPNN
- a CDS encoding protein kinase domain-containing protein; its protein translation is MPAKVTLTITEGKSPGRQYTFDSRTTCIIGRAKDCNPQLPDDDDHLTISRYHCLLDINPPNIRVRDFGSRNGTYVNGKKIGQRQSKQTPEEAAKLELTEYDLQDGDEIKLGNTVFVVGIEVELQSLNIPDFVPGTANIHNVNQRPTQAPFFLELIKRLLGLAEKGDENLIAIRGYSIIKLLGKGGCGEVYLAQHNQTKNFVALKVMLPAVAANDWAVQMFMRETENTKALRHPHVVKLLDYGYSESIFFFTMEYCEGGTVADLMERQGGKLSIDIAVPITLQVLDGLEYTHNAEIPNVKLGNGGFGKGRGLVHRDLKPSNIFLGNVDGKLTVKIGDYGLSKAFDLAGLSGQTFTGFRAGTPVLICRQQLLNYKRVKPEVDVWAAAGCLYYMLTGFYPRNFTDRDVWKAVLEDDSVPIRQRDASIPRRLAEVIDLALVEKPEIYFKSATQFKQALLDVL
- a CDS encoding ComEA family DNA-binding protein, which codes for MIRFRYICLTIASAIIFALTSCNGTQTAENSTTPAANSSPQAATEAVSHSGHSSKKKININNAILSELDKFEGQLGVPALSNKIQASRPYGSPEDLVSKKVITQEQFDKIKEQVTTQEVVLTGEPKDVDYMTKLGLMKGHLLVAKELLDQNQPKKAEPHIGHPVEEIYVDVEDQLNERKVKEFKTSLVSLQDFVKSNPKSPKIKTDFTSSMQAVDGAVNALPADQRSQPRFVLQVINGLLDAANSEYTAAIANGKISAEIEYQDSRGFVNYADDLYKGISSKVAKDYPQESKGIEASIAELIKVWPSAIAPAKPVKTPEDVTKLVKTIEENSQKIIDSSSTST
- a CDS encoding FTR1 family iron permease, with the translated sequence MNFSAALPTFVITLREGVEAALVVGIVLALLKKAKQSRLNPWVYAGVGVGIIVSALIGFLFTWVVQALSAINPQYSTVVEPMMEGVFSLLAIVMLSWMLIWMTKQARFMKAQVEGAVTDALKQNKVAGWGVFSLVFIAVVREGFETVLFVAANLQQGLFPAFGALAGIAVAAGIGVLLFKWGVKINIRQFFQVMGIFLVLIVAGLVVTSLQKFDEAFATLALSNRASEGLCFYYERFTRIHSCILGPMVWNTSNILPDEKFPGVIFQALFGYRQYLYVVQAVGYVLFLGTVGGLYFRSIMGGGNSRPKKQSVAQKSMGSVKD
- a CDS encoding type II toxin-antitoxin system VapC family toxin — its product is MKYVIDTHALIWFLEGNPRLGSNAKTILSNPESQLIIPATALAEAVWIVERGRTSISSATALLSAVNADSRIVVYPLGTNVIQQTIGLAAIAEMHDRQIVATAIVLVNQGETVVLLTCDQNITASGLVTIIW